From a region of the Pseudomonadaceae bacterium SI-3 genome:
- a CDS encoding C4-dicarboxylate ABC transporter, translating into MKLTRCLTALAAAAALSVTFAASAREYSVSTVLSDAFPWGQAAQKWADLVEERSNGEITLRVYPNAQLVAGDQTKEFSAMRSGLIDMAVGSTINWSPQVPELNLFSLPFLMADSTDLDAITQGEAGKQTFAAIEKRGIVPLAWGENGFREISNSVKPVKTPADLKGLKIRVVGSPLFQDTFTALGANPTQMSWADAKPALTTGAVDGQENPLSVFDVARVDQVGQKYLTLWHYMADPLIFAVNQRVWKELPEADRELLRQAAIDAGKWEIELSRNAEAKRLKDIRARGVEVTELSEAEHQAFVDATRSVQEKWTSKIGADLVEAARTAVAK; encoded by the coding sequence ATGAAACTGACCCGCTGCTTGACCGCGCTGGCTGCCGCTGCTGCGCTTTCTGTTACTTTTGCCGCTTCGGCTCGTGAGTATTCCGTTTCCACTGTGCTTTCCGACGCCTTCCCCTGGGGACAAGCCGCCCAGAAGTGGGCTGACCTGGTCGAGGAGCGGTCGAATGGCGAGATAACTCTGCGCGTATACCCCAACGCGCAATTGGTTGCAGGCGACCAGACCAAGGAATTTTCCGCCATGCGCTCCGGCTTGATCGACATGGCTGTCGGTTCGACCATCAACTGGTCACCACAAGTACCAGAGCTGAATCTTTTTTCCCTGCCCTTTTTAATGGCCGACAGCACCGATCTCGACGCCATCACTCAGGGTGAGGCTGGCAAGCAGACGTTCGCTGCTATCGAGAAACGAGGCATTGTCCCGCTCGCGTGGGGTGAGAACGGATTTCGCGAGATTTCCAACTCGGTCAAGCCTGTGAAGACGCCCGCCGACCTGAAGGGGTTGAAGATTCGCGTAGTCGGTTCGCCGCTTTTTCAGGACACCTTCACCGCCCTGGGCGCCAACCCGACGCAGATGAGCTGGGCCGATGCCAAACCGGCGCTGACCACCGGCGCAGTTGATGGCCAGGAAAACCCGCTCTCGGTGTTCGATGTGGCGCGGGTCGATCAGGTTGGGCAGAAGTACCTGACGCTCTGGCATTACATGGCCGACCCGTTGATCTTCGCGGTCAACCAGCGTGTCTGGAAGGAACTGCCGGAGGCCGACCGCGAGCTGCTGCGCCAGGCCGCCATCGACGCTGGCAAGTGGGAAATCGAGCTATCGCGCAACGCCGAAGCCAAGCGATTGAAAGACATCCGCGCTCGCGGCGTCGAAGTCACCGAACTGAGCGAGGCCGAGCATCAAGCGTTCGTCGATGCGACTCGCAGCGTGCAAGAGAAGTGGACATCTAAGATCGGCGCCGATCTGGTCGAAGCAGCCCGCACGGCCGTAGCAAAGTAA
- a CDS encoding N-acetyltransferase has protein sequence MPMTAEVRMLDSGYAREIRSLLYNAYRHEPTFAYLFEADRPGYEQRVRATVRELVNQHLLQDQPALGLLLDDRLIAAALIAPPQRRLDITESWAWRMRMLLTAGFRCTRRYLDYHAAVLGCLPPGSYHVLPLMAVHPKCQGQHYGEQLLEALHNWCAADSASEGLVIDTGNPRYLHFYERQGYQDIGQVAIGPVVEHVFFHPAPRQVESSTA, from the coding sequence ATGCCGATGACTGCAGAAGTACGAATGCTCGACAGTGGTTACGCCAGGGAAATACGCTCGCTTCTGTACAACGCTTACCGACACGAACCGACCTTCGCCTATCTATTCGAAGCTGATCGCCCCGGCTACGAGCAGCGTGTCCGCGCAACCGTCCGCGAGCTGGTCAATCAGCACCTGCTGCAGGATCAGCCCGCGCTTGGGCTGTTGCTCGATGATCGGCTGATCGCTGCCGCGCTGATTGCGCCACCGCAGCGTCGGCTGGACATTACCGAAAGCTGGGCCTGGCGAATGCGCATGCTGCTCACAGCGGGCTTTCGCTGTACGCGGCGTTACCTTGATTACCACGCCGCGGTGCTGGGTTGTCTGCCGCCGGGCTCCTATCATGTATTGCCGCTGATGGCGGTTCATCCCAAGTGCCAGGGGCAACACTACGGCGAACAGCTGCTTGAAGCGCTGCATAACTGGTGTGCTGCGGACTCGGCATCGGAAGGCCTCGTGATCGACACTGGCAACCCGCGCTACCTGCATTTTTATGAACGTCAGGGCTACCAAGACATTGGCCAGGTGGCGATCGGCCCGGTCGTTGAGCATGTGTTCTTCCATCCGGCGCCGCGACAGGTCGAATCATCTACTGCATAG
- a CDS encoding TRAP transporter small permease — protein sequence MNNRQDARLERVLATLALVIISLISLANVVVRYFTDASFAFTEEISVFLLVILTFAGASVAMRSNRHIRIGFAERMFPRLRTPLILLQWLASVLVLGMVLWYGGQFALEEYQWESESPGLGLPNWWYVVWLPLLALMMLIRLTQMTIDRLRGRLTDEP from the coding sequence ATGAACAATCGACAGGACGCGCGCCTTGAGCGCGTGCTGGCTACCCTAGCGCTGGTGATCATCAGCCTGATCAGCCTGGCCAACGTGGTAGTGCGCTATTTCACCGATGCCTCCTTCGCCTTTACCGAAGAAATTTCCGTTTTTCTCCTTGTGATTCTCACCTTCGCCGGCGCCTCGGTGGCCATGCGCAGTAACCGCCACATCCGCATAGGCTTTGCCGAGCGGATGTTTCCGCGCCTGCGTACGCCGCTGATCCTGTTGCAGTGGCTGGCCAGCGTATTGGTGCTCGGTATGGTCCTCTGGTACGGCGGGCAGTTCGCGCTGGAGGAATACCAGTGGGAATCCGAGTCTCCCGGCCTGGGGCTGCCGAACTGGTGGTATGTGGTCTGGCTGCCACTGCTGGCGCTGATGATGCTTATACGCCTGACCCAGATGACGATCGACAGGCTGCGTGGGAGGCTCACCGATGAGCCCTGA
- a CDS encoding sugar ABC transporter substrate-binding protein: protein MKFAKLLIGTTCFAMIGATQAVAETLTVATVNNADMIRMQRLSKTFEEQHPDIDLNWVVLEENVLRQRLTTDIATQGGQFDVLTIGMYEASLWGDKGWLAPMTNLPDDYNLDDVFPSVREGLSVDGTLYALPFYAESSMTYYRKDLFEQAGLEMPEHPTWTQMAEFAEKLHKPSEEQYGICLRGKAGWGENMALVTTVANSFGARWFNEKWQPEFNGPEWTKAANFYVDLLSKYGPPGASSNGFNENLALFNSGKCAMWVDATVAGSFVTDASQSKVADKVGFTFAPQQTTDKGSAWLYSWALAIPASSNKQEAAKTFAAWATSQDYAELVAETDGVANVPPGTRESTYSNEYMAAAPFAKITLESLKQADPASPSAKPVPYVGIQLVTIPEFQAIGTQVGKMFAAALTGQMPVEQMLTAVQQSTTREMKRAGYPK from the coding sequence ATGAAATTTGCGAAGTTGCTAATCGGAACCACCTGTTTTGCCATGATCGGCGCGACTCAGGCTGTCGCCGAGACGCTGACCGTTGCGACCGTCAACAACGCTGACATGATCCGCATGCAGCGCCTCTCCAAGACCTTCGAAGAGCAACATCCCGACATCGACCTCAACTGGGTCGTGCTCGAAGAAAATGTCCTGCGCCAGCGCCTGACCACCGACATCGCCACCCAAGGCGGTCAATTCGATGTACTCACCATTGGCATGTACGAAGCTTCACTCTGGGGCGACAAAGGCTGGTTGGCCCCCATGACCAACCTGCCTGATGACTACAACCTCGATGACGTCTTCCCCTCGGTGCGTGAGGGCCTGTCGGTCGATGGCACTCTGTATGCGCTGCCGTTCTATGCCGAAAGCTCGATGACCTACTACCGCAAGGACCTGTTCGAGCAGGCCGGGCTGGAGATGCCGGAGCATCCGACCTGGACACAGATGGCCGAATTCGCTGAGAAGCTGCACAAGCCCAGCGAAGAGCAATACGGCATCTGCCTGCGCGGCAAGGCCGGTTGGGGTGAGAACATGGCGCTGGTCACCACCGTTGCCAATTCCTTCGGCGCGCGCTGGTTCAATGAGAAATGGCAGCCGGAATTCAACGGACCCGAATGGACCAAAGCAGCCAACTTCTACGTGGACCTGCTGAGCAAGTACGGCCCGCCAGGTGCTTCCAGCAACGGCTTCAACGAAAACCTGGCGCTGTTCAACAGCGGCAAATGCGCCATGTGGGTCGATGCCACCGTAGCCGGTTCATTCGTCACCGATGCCTCACAGAGCAAGGTGGCGGACAAAGTCGGCTTCACCTTCGCGCCTCAACAAACGACCGATAAAGGCTCCGCCTGGCTTTACTCCTGGGCGCTGGCCATTCCTGCTAGCTCGAACAAGCAGGAAGCCGCCAAGACCTTCGCAGCCTGGGCCACCTCGCAGGACTATGCCGAACTGGTTGCCGAGACCGACGGCGTCGCTAACGTACCGCCGGGCACTCGCGAGTCCACCTACAGCAATGAATACATGGCCGCCGCGCCGTTCGCGAAGATCACGCTGGAGTCGCTGAAACAGGCTGATCCCGCCTCGCCGTCCGCCAAACCTGTGCCCTATGTCGGCATCCAGCTGGTGACCATTCCCGAATTCCAGGCCATTGGCACTCAGGTCGGCAAAATGTTCGCAGCCGCCCTCACCGGCCAGATGCCAGTCGAGCAGATGCTCACGGCCGTGCAGCAGTCGACCACGCGGGAAATGAAGCGCGCCGGCTACCCCAAATAG
- a CDS encoding sodium:alanine symporter family protein, producing the protein MEFLQNLVNSVNGLVWGPPMLVLILGTGLFLMVLLKFMPLVRIGTGFALIWRGRTKGDDDTGEISPFQALMTCLAATVGTGNIAGVATAIFLGGPGALFWMWCTALVGMATKYCEVVLAVHYREKDDRGEHVGGPMYAIKNGLHKRWLWLGGAFAIFGGLAGFGIGNMVQVNSMALALEATFSVPLWVTGLVTMLFVGLVILGGIKRIGAVAAALVPFMCVAYVIAGIVVLVVHAAELPAAFDLIFTHAFSPIAATGGFAGAAVMAAIRFGVARGIFSNEAGLGTAGIAQAAGTTKSSVRSGLIGMMGTFIDTIIICSITGLAIICSGVWTGGESGAALSAAAFESAMPGVGAALLTIALVVFAFTTILGWSYFGEKCWEFLVGTKAIWPFRVIWVLAVPFGAIAQLDFAWLLADTLNGLMAIPNLVALLLLSPVVVKLTKEYFARTHAA; encoded by the coding sequence ATGGAATTCCTGCAAAACCTGGTTAATAGCGTCAACGGTCTCGTCTGGGGACCGCCCATGCTGGTGCTGATTCTCGGTACCGGTCTTTTCCTTATGGTCCTGCTCAAGTTCATGCCGCTGGTGCGCATAGGTACTGGTTTCGCACTGATTTGGCGCGGACGTACAAAAGGCGACGACGACACAGGGGAAATCAGCCCGTTTCAAGCGCTGATGACGTGTCTGGCCGCAACCGTGGGCACCGGCAACATTGCCGGTGTCGCCACCGCAATTTTTCTCGGCGGGCCTGGCGCGCTGTTCTGGATGTGGTGCACGGCGCTGGTGGGAATGGCGACCAAGTACTGCGAAGTCGTGCTGGCGGTGCATTACCGGGAAAAGGATGACCGCGGCGAGCATGTCGGCGGACCGATGTACGCCATCAAGAACGGCTTGCACAAGCGTTGGTTATGGCTGGGCGGCGCCTTTGCCATCTTTGGCGGCTTGGCTGGGTTCGGTATCGGCAACATGGTGCAGGTCAACAGCATGGCGCTGGCGCTGGAGGCCACTTTCTCAGTACCGCTGTGGGTCACCGGTCTGGTCACCATGCTGTTCGTTGGGCTGGTCATTCTTGGCGGCATCAAGCGCATCGGTGCGGTAGCCGCAGCGTTGGTGCCGTTCATGTGCGTGGCCTATGTCATCGCCGGCATCGTGGTGCTGGTGGTGCACGCTGCTGAGCTGCCGGCTGCGTTCGACTTGATCTTCACGCACGCCTTCTCGCCAATCGCTGCGACCGGCGGCTTTGCCGGTGCGGCTGTGATGGCTGCGATTCGCTTCGGCGTGGCGCGTGGCATCTTCTCCAACGAAGCGGGGCTGGGCACTGCAGGTATCGCGCAGGCCGCCGGCACCACCAAAAGCTCGGTACGCTCGGGTCTTATCGGCATGATGGGTACCTTTATCGACACCATCATCATCTGCTCGATCACCGGCCTGGCGATCATCTGCTCCGGTGTCTGGACCGGTGGCGAAAGCGGTGCGGCGCTGTCTGCAGCAGCCTTCGAGTCGGCAATGCCTGGTGTTGGTGCGGCGTTGTTAACTATTGCACTGGTGGTGTTCGCGTTCACCACGATCCTGGGCTGGAGCTATTTCGGCGAAAAGTGCTGGGAGTTCTTGGTCGGTACCAAGGCGATCTGGCCGTTCCGGGTCATCTGGGTCCTGGCTGTTCCGTTCGGCGCGATCGCTCAGCTCGATTTCGCCTGGCTGTTGGCGGACACCCTGAATGGCCTGATGGCAATTCCTAACCTCGTCGCGCTGCTGCTGCTGAGCCCGGTGGTGGTCAAGTTGACCAAGGAATACTTTGCCCGCACACACGCCGCTTAA
- a CDS encoding NAD(P)-dependent oxidoreductase yields MSSSHIKKKIGVSGTGMIAHCFIRLIKQHYHDLEISRVLTRRPLNSFTDFPLSERLTNSIDHLIADSDLIVECSGDVFHGTEVIERAFEAGLPVVTINAELQVTTGSYLAGKGFITEAEGDQPGSLAALHEEALMMGFKPLVYGNMKGYLNHDPSVEDMRYWAKRQGISVDQTTSFTDGTKVQIEQAIVGNGLGATITKQGLEGLASTNLTESGNLLGMMAERLGQPFVDYLIPSGYPAGGVFLVCRHDDDQRAAIEYFKLGPGPYYTLVRPFHLCSLEVGKTVRRVLSGGDVLLNNSVTPTLGVGAIAKRAMRPGELIERGIGGFQFRGEALKLDQHPDHVPIGLLRKTALRRAVEPGQLITFDDVDILPSRALDIVMQQRAASGASVLQKPPADHGRAALAVMGS; encoded by the coding sequence ATGTCTAGCTCGCACATCAAGAAAAAGATCGGTGTATCCGGCACAGGGATGATCGCGCACTGCTTCATCCGGCTGATCAAGCAGCACTATCACGATCTGGAAATCTCGCGAGTTCTGACTCGCCGCCCATTGAATTCCTTCACTGATTTTCCGCTGTCTGAACGCCTTACCAATTCGATTGATCATCTGATCGCTGATTCTGACTTGATCGTCGAGTGCAGCGGTGATGTCTTTCATGGCACCGAGGTCATCGAGCGAGCGTTCGAGGCTGGCTTGCCGGTTGTGACAATCAATGCTGAGCTTCAGGTCACCACGGGTTCGTACTTGGCTGGCAAGGGCTTCATTACCGAGGCCGAGGGCGACCAGCCGGGGTCATTAGCGGCGCTTCATGAAGAAGCGTTGATGATGGGCTTCAAACCGTTGGTCTACGGCAACATGAAGGGCTACCTGAACCACGATCCCTCGGTTGAGGACATGCGGTACTGGGCAAAGCGCCAAGGCATAAGCGTAGACCAGACCACTTCGTTCACCGACGGCACCAAAGTGCAGATCGAACAGGCAATAGTCGGCAACGGCCTGGGCGCAACGATCACCAAGCAGGGGCTGGAAGGCTTGGCTTCGACCAATTTGACGGAATCGGGCAACCTGCTTGGCATGATGGCCGAGCGGCTGGGGCAACCCTTTGTGGATTATCTGATTCCTTCCGGTTATCCCGCGGGCGGTGTTTTCCTGGTCTGTCGCCATGATGACGATCAGCGCGCTGCCATCGAGTATTTCAAGCTCGGCCCCGGCCCGTATTACACGCTGGTGCGCCCATTCCATCTCTGTTCGCTGGAAGTCGGTAAAACCGTGCGCCGAGTGCTCAGTGGTGGTGATGTGCTGCTGAACAACTCAGTCACACCGACTCTGGGTGTGGGCGCAATTGCCAAGCGAGCCATGCGCCCAGGTGAGCTGATCGAGCGAGGCATCGGCGGATTCCAATTTCGCGGCGAGGCCCTAAAGCTCGATCAGCATCCCGATCATGTCCCGATCGGCCTGTTGCGCAAGACTGCATTGAGGAGGGCGGTCGAGCCGGGGCAGCTCATCACCTTCGATGACGTCGATATCCTGCCCAGTCGTGCTCTAGACATCGTCATGCAACAGCGCGCTGCATCTGGGGCAAGCGTTCTGCAGAAACCGCCGGCCGACCATGGGCGCGCCGCTTTGGCGGTGATGGGCAGCTGA
- a CDS encoding exodeoxyribonuclease III yields MKLVSFNINGLRARPHQLSAIIEKHQPDVIGLQETKVADEQFPQAEIEALGYHVHFHGQKGHYGVALLSRQAPLEIHKGFPGDGEESQKRFIWGRFADANGEPVTVMNGYFPQGESRIHPTKFPAKTKFYADLQALLEERFTPEQSVAVMGDFNISPEDCDIGIGEVNAKRWLRTGKCSFLPEEREWLARLKNWGLQDSFRTLNPEVVDRFSWFDYRSRGFEDDPRRGLRIDLILTTAGLHERVTDCGVDYDIRSMEKPSDHCPVWIALR; encoded by the coding sequence ATGAAGCTTGTTTCTTTTAATATCAATGGCTTAAGAGCTAGACCTCATCAGCTTTCTGCCATTATTGAGAAGCATCAGCCCGACGTGATCGGTCTGCAGGAAACCAAAGTGGCGGACGAGCAGTTTCCTCAAGCCGAAATCGAAGCCCTTGGCTATCACGTTCATTTTCATGGCCAAAAAGGGCACTACGGTGTCGCGCTGTTATCTCGACAGGCTCCACTTGAGATCCACAAAGGCTTTCCCGGCGACGGCGAAGAATCGCAGAAGCGTTTCATCTGGGGCCGCTTTGCCGATGCCAACGGCGAGCCGGTTACCGTCATGAACGGTTATTTCCCACAAGGCGAAAGCCGCATTCATCCCACCAAGTTTCCCGCCAAAACCAAGTTCTACGCAGATCTTCAGGCGCTGCTCGAAGAGCGCTTTACCCCGGAGCAATCCGTAGCCGTGATGGGCGACTTCAACATCTCGCCCGAAGACTGTGACATCGGCATTGGGGAGGTGAACGCCAAGCGCTGGCTGCGCACCGGCAAATGCAGCTTTCTGCCGGAAGAACGCGAGTGGTTAGCTCGCCTGAAGAACTGGGGATTGCAAGACAGCTTCCGTACGCTCAACCCTGAAGTCGTCGATCGTTTCAGCTGGTTCGATTACCGCAGCCGCGGATTCGAAGATGACCCACGCCGAGGGCTGCGCATCGACCTGATCCTGACCACTGCAGGCCTGCATGAGCGCGTCACAGATTGCGGTGTCGACTATGACATCCGCAGCATGGAAAAACCCTCGGACCACTGCCCCGTGTGGATCGCGCTGCGCTGA
- a CDS encoding AraC family transcriptional regulator — translation MKALKISDPSYELMDDHHGNSLIYREHGFPCPLVRWHNHKEYELHLIVASSGKVFVGDYVGNFGPNSLFLTGPNLPHNWISQVDEGEAVAKRDMLVNFTDELFEAGHNVFSELRSLTPMLERSRYGIEYRCPQTIAEASRLMHRVAGSSGATRLGYFLIMLELLASCDDYQLLSGATSSQLGDEHHADRTNMAVNYIFDHYMRELPLEEVASHLGMKPTYFSRFFKRATGRCYVEFVNSLRISKSCELLLDNDKPVTDVCFESGFNNLSNFNRRFQQLKGMTPSCYRRLVEQRLTEQNLAS, via the coding sequence ATGAAAGCGTTAAAGATCTCTGACCCATCCTACGAACTGATGGACGATCACCACGGCAACTCGCTGATCTACCGTGAACATGGTTTTCCGTGCCCGCTGGTGCGCTGGCACAATCACAAGGAATACGAACTGCATTTGATCGTCGCCAGTTCGGGCAAGGTCTTCGTTGGGGATTATGTCGGCAATTTCGGTCCCAACAGCCTGTTCTTGACCGGCCCGAATCTGCCACACAACTGGATCAGCCAGGTCGATGAGGGTGAAGCGGTCGCCAAGCGCGACATGCTCGTCAATTTCACCGACGAACTGTTCGAAGCGGGCCACAACGTGTTTTCCGAACTACGCAGTTTGACGCCGATGCTCGAGCGTTCACGCTATGGGATCGAGTACCGCTGTCCGCAGACCATTGCCGAGGCCAGCAGGCTGATGCATCGGGTCGCCGGCAGCAGCGGGGCCACCCGCCTCGGCTATTTCCTGATCATGCTAGAGCTGCTGGCCAGCTGCGACGACTATCAGCTGCTCTCCGGCGCCACCTCGTCGCAGCTGGGAGATGAGCACCACGCCGACCGCACCAACATGGCGGTCAACTACATCTTCGACCATTACATGCGCGAACTGCCGCTCGAAGAAGTCGCGAGTCACCTGGGCATGAAGCCCACCTATTTTTCACGCTTTTTCAAACGCGCCACGGGCCGCTGTTATGTCGAGTTCGTCAACAGCCTGCGCATCAGCAAGTCCTGCGAGCTGCTGCTGGACAACGACAAACCGGTCACCGACGTCTGCTTTGAGTCAGGCTTCAATAACCTGTCCAATTTCAATCGGCGCTTTCAGCAGCTCAAGGGCATGACCCCCTCCTGCTACCGCCGTCTGGTTGAGCAGCGGTTGACCGAGCAGAACCTCGCCAGCTGA
- a CDS encoding thiol peroxidase yields MTEVTLKGNPIQVAGNFPQAGQKAAPFSLVGGDLSDVTLASFAAKRKILNIFPSIDTPTCATSVRKFNAQANELANTVVLCISADLPFAQKRFCGSEGLDNVINLSTMRGREFLENYGVLIASGPLAGVSARAVVVLDEQDQVLHSELVAEIGSEPDYDAAIAALK; encoded by the coding sequence ATGACTGAAGTAACCCTGAAAGGCAATCCGATCCAGGTTGCCGGCAACTTTCCGCAGGCTGGCCAGAAGGCGGCGCCGTTCAGCCTGGTAGGCGGAGATCTGTCCGACGTGACGCTTGCGAGCTTCGCGGCTAAGCGAAAGATCTTGAACATCTTCCCAAGCATCGATACGCCGACCTGTGCCACCTCGGTGCGCAAGTTCAATGCACAGGCCAACGAACTGGCTAATACAGTGGTGCTGTGTATCTCTGCCGATTTGCCTTTCGCGCAAAAGCGCTTCTGCGGCTCTGAAGGCCTGGATAATGTCATCAACCTATCCACCATGCGCGGGCGCGAGTTCCTGGAGAACTACGGTGTACTGATCGCGAGCGGCCCGCTTGCCGGTGTGTCGGCTCGCGCTGTCGTAGTGCTGGATGAACAGGACCAGGTGCTTCACAGCGAGCTGGTTGCCGAGATCGGTTCCGAGCCGGACTACGACGCTGCGATTGCGGCGCTTAAATAA
- a CDS encoding C4-dicarboxylate ABC transporter, giving the protein MSPDLWMLASFLVLLLIGVPVAFSLALSGAIGILAGLSPDMLATLGTNTYNGVAKYPLIAIPLFILTGLVFEKSGVALRLVRFAQALIGPRHGGLAMVAILVCLIMGGMSGSGPADAAAVAMVMLPSMTRAGYPKPFSATLIAASASTAILIPPSIALILYSIVVPGVDLRALFAAGLFPGILAGLVLLLPAWLLARRYGWENPEGAERPPLADSFRQALPALFAPVLILGGLRSGLFTPTEAAVAGVTYGVVIGLFVTRELDWRNLWRLCGEAAVISGVVMLIIALAGIFAWAGTMLGTFRHLAEWLISLSDSGAVLLILVMVAVLLAGMLLDAISIYLILMPILIPVMQHFGWNPVWFGILLAMNIAIGQFTPPVAINLMVTAEVAKIRLEQTVGWALLFVLVMGSALILVAVFPEIALWLPRMLGYAV; this is encoded by the coding sequence ATGAGCCCTGATCTCTGGATGCTCGCAAGCTTTCTAGTGTTGTTGCTGATTGGCGTACCGGTTGCATTTTCCCTGGCGCTCTCCGGCGCCATTGGCATCCTTGCTGGTCTATCACCGGACATGCTCGCCACGCTCGGCACCAACACCTACAACGGCGTAGCCAAATATCCCCTGATTGCCATTCCGCTGTTCATCCTCACCGGCCTCGTATTCGAGAAATCCGGCGTGGCGCTACGTCTGGTGCGCTTCGCCCAGGCCCTGATCGGCCCGCGCCACGGCGGCCTGGCGATGGTCGCCATCCTGGTCTGCCTGATCATGGGTGGCATGAGCGGCTCCGGCCCCGCCGATGCTGCCGCGGTGGCCATGGTGATGTTGCCGAGCATGACCCGCGCCGGCTACCCCAAGCCATTCTCAGCCACGCTGATCGCCGCATCCGCCTCGACGGCAATTCTGATTCCGCCTTCCATTGCGCTGATCCTCTATTCCATCGTGGTTCCCGGCGTCGACCTGAGAGCCTTGTTTGCAGCCGGACTTTTCCCGGGAATACTTGCAGGCCTTGTGTTGCTGCTACCTGCCTGGCTGTTGGCGCGCCGCTACGGTTGGGAAAATCCAGAAGGTGCTGAACGTCCACCGCTGGCTGACAGTTTCCGCCAGGCATTGCCAGCGCTCTTTGCCCCTGTACTGATTCTGGGTGGCCTTCGCAGCGGCCTTTTCACGCCGACCGAGGCAGCGGTTGCCGGCGTGACCTATGGCGTGGTCATCGGCTTGTTCGTTACGCGCGAATTGGACTGGCGCAACCTCTGGCGGCTCTGTGGCGAGGCAGCGGTGATCTCTGGCGTAGTGATGTTGATTATCGCGTTGGCGGGCATCTTCGCCTGGGCTGGCACGATGCTCGGCACCTTCCGCCACCTCGCCGAATGGCTGATTTCGCTGTCAGATAGCGGAGCGGTACTGCTCATCCTGGTGATGGTCGCAGTGTTGCTGGCCGGCATGCTGCTAGATGCAATTTCCATCTACCTGATTCTGATGCCGATCCTGATTCCCGTGATGCAGCACTTCGGCTGGAACCCGGTGTGGTTCGGTATTTTGCTCGCGATGAACATTGCCATCGGCCAATTCACCCCACCGGTCGCAATTAATCTTATGGTGACCGCGGAAGTCGCCAAGATCCGCCTGGAGCAAACGGTTGGTTGGGCCTTGCTGTTCGTTCTGGTGATGGGCAGTGCACTGATCCTAGTGGCGGTTTTTCCGGAAATCGCCCTTTGGCTGCCTAGGATGCTTGGCTATGCGGTCTAG
- a CDS encoding carbohydrate kinase, which translates to MYLVCGEALFDVFVAPGGTLRNRLSLDAVAGGSPFNVAVGLSRLGTPSALLTGMSRDHLGQQLRQVLEDEGVNTRYLIDFDAPTTLAMVALGANGSPVYSFRGEGCADRLPRDEHLASLSDEIRGIHVGSYSIVTAPIADTLLSLVRRESERRLISFDPNIRLNVEPDLARWRERVEAIAALAHLIKVSDEDLALLYPGETPESIARRWLQGGCELVVLTRGREGAQLFSRRQGEFYVEAKPVNVRDTVGAGDTFQAALLSYLHEHKLDTAAALAQIQRDQLQAMLAFAVQAAAITCSRRGPDLPYRYEIV; encoded by the coding sequence ATGTATCTGGTTTGTGGCGAAGCCCTGTTCGACGTTTTTGTAGCGCCCGGGGGCACCCTGCGCAACCGCTTGAGTCTCGACGCGGTGGCTGGCGGCTCGCCCTTTAACGTAGCGGTCGGCCTCTCCCGCCTCGGGACGCCGTCGGCTTTGCTCACGGGCATGTCCCGAGACCACTTGGGGCAGCAACTGCGGCAAGTGCTTGAGGACGAAGGAGTCAATACGCGCTATCTGATCGACTTCGATGCACCCACCACACTGGCGATGGTCGCCCTGGGTGCCAACGGTTCACCCGTCTACAGCTTTCGCGGCGAAGGCTGTGCCGATCGCCTCCCACGCGACGAGCATCTCGCCTCGCTCAGCGATGAGATCCGCGGCATTCACGTCGGCTCCTACTCCATCGTCACCGCCCCGATCGCTGACACCCTGCTGTCGCTGGTCCGCCGCGAAAGCGAGCGCCGGCTCATTTCCTTCGATCCCAACATCCGCCTAAACGTCGAACCGGACCTGGCCCGCTGGCGCGAGCGTGTCGAGGCGATCGCTGCGCTTGCGCATCTCATCAAGGTCAGCGATGAGGATCTGGCTCTGCTTTATCCTGGCGAAACCCCCGAATCCATCGCCCGGCGCTGGTTGCAAGGAGGCTGCGAACTGGTGGTGTTGACCCGAGGCAGAGAAGGCGCACAGTTGTTCAGCCGCCGCCAGGGCGAGTTTTATGTGGAGGCAAAACCTGTGAACGTGCGCGATACGGTTGGTGCCGGCGATACCTTCCAGGCCGCGCTGCTCAGCTACCTGCACGAACACAAGCTGGATACAGCCGCAGCCCTGGCGCAGATTCAGCGCGACCAGTTGCAGGCCATGCTGGCGTTTGCCGTTCAGGCAGCGGCGATCACCTGTTCCCGTCGCGGCCCGGACCTGCCCTACCGATACGAAATTGTCTGA